The DNA sequence GTGCTGGCCGTCGACGCCGTGGAGAAATCCGGCAACGGCCACCCCGGTACGGCGATGAGCCTGGCCCCCGTCGCATACCTGCTCTTCAACCGGGTCATGCGGCACAATCCGGCCGACCCGCACTGGCCGGGCCGGGACCGGTTCGTGCTGTCCGCCGGGCACTCCAGCCTCACCCTCTACGTCCAGCTCTTCCTCAACGGCTTCGGGCTCGGCCTGGAAGACCTCCAGTCGCTGCGCCAGTGGGGTTCGCTGACGCCGGGTCACCCCGAGCACGGGCACACCAACGGCGTCGAAACCACCACCGGCCCGCTCGGGCAGGGCGTCGGCAACGCCGTCGGCATGGCGATGGCCGCCCGGCGCGAACGCGGCCTGCTCGACCCCGACGCCCCGGCCGGACAGTCCCTCTTCGACCACCACATCTGGTGCATCGCCTCGGACGGCGACATCGAGGAGGGCATCAGCCACGAGGCCAGCGCCCTCGCCGGCCACCAGCAGCTCGGCAACCTCGTCCTGATCTACGACGACAACGAGATCTCGATCGAGGACGACACCCGGATCGCCAAGAGCGAGGACGTCGCCGCCCGCTACGCGGCGTACGGCTGGCACGTGCAGACCGTCGACTGGCGGCGCGGCGACGCCGACCAGGACGACTACCACGAGGACGTCGAGGCGCTGTACGCCGCGCTACTCGCCGCGAAGGCGGAGACCGGCAGGCCGTCGTTCATCGCACTGCGCACCATCATCGGCTGGCCGGCCCCCAACAAGCGGAACACCGGCAAGATCCACGGATCGGCGCTCGGCGCCGACGAGGTCGCCGCGACCAAGGAGCTGCTCGGCTTCGACCCGGCGGCCAGCTTCGCCGTCGACGACAAGGTGCTCGCCCACGCCCGCGAGGCCCTCGACCGCGGCCGCGCCGCCGCGGCGCAGTGGCAGACCGCGTTCGACGCCTGGGCGCAGGCCGACGCCGGGCGGGCCGCGCTCTTCCAGCGGCTGTCGACGCGTACCCTGCCGGCGGGCTGGACCGACGCGCTGCCGTCGTGGCCGGCGGACGCCAAGCCGATCGCCACCCGGGCCGCCTCCGGCCAGGTCCTGAACGCCCTCGCCCCGGTCCTGCCGGAACTGTGGGGCGGCTCCGCCGACCTCGCCGAGAGCAACAACACCACCATGAAGGGCGAGCCGTCGTTCGTGCCGGCCGAGCACGCGACCCGGGAGTTCCCCGGCAACCCGTACGGCCGCACCCTGCACTTCGGCATCCGCGAGCACGCGATGGGCGCCATCCTCAACGGCATCACCCTGCACGGCGGCACCCGCCCCTACGGCGGCACCTTCCTGGTGTTCAGTGACTACATGCGGCCGGCCGTACGGCTCGCGGCGCTGATGAAGCTGCCGGTCGTCTACGTCTGGACCCACGACTCGATCGGGCTGGGCGAGGACGGCCCGACCCACCAGCCGGTGGAGCACGTGTCGGCGCTGCGGGCCATTCCGGGCCTCGACGTGGTCCGGCCGGCCGACGCCAACGAGACCGCCTGGGCCTGGCGGCAGGCCCTCGAGCACACCGACCGGCCCACCGCCCTCGCCCTGACCAGGCAGAACGTTCCCGTGCTGGACCGCACCTCGCTCGCCGGGGCGGAGGGGACCGCCAAGGGCGGCTACGTCCTGGCCGACGCGTCGAACGCCCAGCCGCAGGTCATCCTGATCGGCACCGGTTCCGAGGTCGAGCTCTGCCTCGTCGCCCGCGAGCGGCTGGAGGCCGACGGCACCCCGACCCGGGTCGTGTCGATGCCGTGCCAGGAATGGTTCCGGGCGCAGGACGAGGCATACCGTGAGTCGGTCCTGCCACGCGGGGTAAAGGCACGGGTGAGCGTGGAGGCCGGGATCGCCATGTCGTGGCGGGACCTGGTCGGCGACTGCGGTGAGTCGGTGAGCCTGGAGCACTACGGGGCGAGTGCGCCGTACAAGGTGCTCTACGAGCAGTTCGGGTTCACCGCCGACAACGTCGTCGCGGCCGCCCACGCGTCGCTGACCCGGGTGGGCGCCATCACCGGCACCACCACCGGCAACTGAGGGGACTGCCATGACGGACCGGCTTGCTGAACTCTCCGCCACAGGCGTGGCGATCTGGCTCGACGACCTCTCCCGGACCCGGCTCAGCTCCGGCGGGCTGGACCAGCTCCGGCGGGAGAAGCACGTGGTCGGGGTGACCACCAACCCGACGATCTTCGCGAAGGCGTTGAGCGACGCCGACGAGTACAACTGGCAGCTGCGCGACCTGGCCACCCGTGGCGTGACGGTCGAGGAGTCCGCCCGCATGCTGACCACGTACGACGTGCGGTGGGCGTGCGACGTGATGCGCCCCGCGTACGACGCGACGAACGGCGTCGACGGCCGGGTGTCGATCGAGGTGGACCCGCGGCTGGCGCACGAGACCGACAAGACCGTCGCCGAGGCGAAGGCGCTGTGGTGGCTGGTCGACCGGCCCAACCTGTTCATCAAGATCCCGGCGACCGCCGACGGCCTGCCGGCGATCACCGCGACCCTGGCCGAGGGGATCAGCGTCAACGTCACGCTGATCTTCTCGCTGGAGCGGTACGCCGAGGTGATGGACGCCTTCCTCGCCGGCCTGGAGCAGGCCAGGGCCAACGGCCACGACCTGACGAAGATCGGCTCGGTCGCGTCGTTCTTCGTCTCCCGCGTCGACAGTGAAGTAGACAAGCGATTGGATCGGATAGGTGGCGAGGCTGCGGACGCCGAAGGCAAAGAGCGCACGGCCGCGTTGAAGGGCCGGGCGGCGATCGCCAACGCCCAGCTCGCCTACCAGCGCTACAGCGAGGTCTTCTCCTCCGACCGCTGGCAGGCGCTCGCCGACGCCGGCGCGCACCCGCAGCGTCCGCTGTGGGCCTCCACCTCGACCAAGAACCCCGACTTCCGCGACGTCATCTACGTCGAGGAACTCATCGCCCCGGGCACCGTCAACACCATGCCCGAAGCCGTCATCCACGCGTACGCCGACCACGGCGAGACCCGCGGCGACACCGTCACCGGCGCCTACGACGACGCCCGCGGCGTGCTCGACGCGCTCACCGCCGCCGGCATCGACCTCGCCGACGTGGTCGCCGTGCTCGAACGCGAGGGCGTCGAGAAGTTCGAGGCCAGCTGGAACGAACTGCTCGACGGTGTACGCAAGTCCCTGGACGCCGCGGCGCACGGCGCGGCCACCCCCAACAAGGCAGCCGGAGGAAACCCGTGAGTGATCTGCTGGACGGTGGCGTCGAGGCGGCGGCGGGACTCGCCGTCTACGGCGCCGACGCGGTCGACAAGGAGGCGCCCGCCTCCACCCGGGCCGCGCTGGTCGGCGACGGCGTACCGGGCAAGCTCGCCGCCAAGGACCCCACGCTGTGGGGCCCGGAGGCCGAGGAGGAGGCGAAGATCCGCCTCGGCTGGATCGACACCTTCCGGCGCAGCCGCGAACTGCTCCCCCAGCTCGCCGAACTGCGCGCGGAACTGGGCGACCTCGACCACGTCGTACTCGCCGGGATGGGCGGCTCGTCGCTGGCGCCCGAGGTCATCGCCCGGACCCTGGGCAAGCCGCTGACCGTACTCGACACCACCGACCCGCACCAGGTCGGTGCCGCCCTGCGCGACCGGCTGGACCGCACCGTGGTCGTCGTCGCCAGCAAGTCCGGCTCCACCGTCGAGACGGACAGCCACCGGCGGGCCTACTGGCAGGCGTTCCTCGACGCCGGCCTGACCGAGGCCGAGGCCGGCCGGCACTTCGTCATCGTCACCGACCCCGGCTCGCCGCTGGAGGCGACCGCGGCCGAGATGGGTGCCCACGTCGTCCTCGCCGACCCCGAGGTCGGCGGCCGCTACTCGGCGCTGACCGCCTTCGGCCTCGTCCCGTCGGCCCTGGCCGGGGTCGCCGTCGCCGACCTGCTCGACGAGGCCGACGAGTTCGCCGGCTCGCTGGCCGGCGACACCGACAACCCCGGACTCGCCCTCGGCGCGGCACTGGGCACCGCCGCCACCGTCGGCCGCGACAAGGTCGCGCTGATCTCCGACGGCACCGGCATCGAAGGACTCGGCGACTGGATCGAGCAGCTCGTCGCCGAGTCGACCGGCAAGAGCGGGATCGGCATCCTGCCGGTCGTCGTCGAGGCCCCGGAGAGCCCCGGTGCCACCGGCGACGACATACTCACCGTCACCACCGGCGGCGCCTGCCCGCCCGGCACCGTGCCCGGCGGCGGCGTACGCCCGCACCTGGCCGTCAACGGCCCGCTCGGTGCCCAGTTCCTGGTCTGGGAGTACGCCACCGCGATCGCCGGCCGGGTGCTCGGCATCGACCCGTTCGACCAGCCGAACGTCACCGAGTCCAAGGACAACACCAACCGGCTGCTCGCCGCCGGTCTGCCCACCGAGACGCCCGCGTTCACCGAGGGCGCCGTCGAGGTGTACGGCGGCACCGGCGGCACCCTCGCCGCGGTGCTGCGCGGGCTGGTCGACAACGTCGACGGCGACGGCTACCTCGCGGTGATGGCCTACCTCGACCGGTTCGGCGACGCCACCGCGGCCGACGTACGCCCGCTGCTCACCGCCGCGTCCGGCCGGCCGGTCACCTTCGGCTGGGGCCCGCGGTTCCTGCACTCCACCGGGCAGTACCACAAGGGCGGCCCGCAGGTCGGCGCGTACCTTCAGATCACCGGGGCGGTCACCGACGACCTGCCGGTGCCGGGCAAGCCGTACAGCTTCGGGACGCTGCAGGCGGCGCAGGCCGCCGGCGACCGGGAGGCGCTCGCCGGCCGCGACCGGCCGCTCGTCCGGCTGCACCTGACCGACCGGGCCGCCGGCGTGGCGCAGCTGCTCGACACCGTTCGTAACCTGCGGGACTGACAATGGTCGGCGTGAACCCGCTACGTGATCCGCAGGACCGGCGGCTGCCGCGGATCCCCGAACCGTGTGCGCTGGTCATCTTCGGGGTGACCGGTGACCTGTCCCGCAAGAAGCTGCTGCCGGCCGTCTACGACCTGGCCAACCGGGGCCTGCTGCCGCCCGGCTTCGTCGTCGCCGGCTTCGCCCGCCGCGACTGGGGCGACGGCGACTTCGAGTCGCTGGCGTACGAGTCGGCGAAGAAGCACGCCCGTACCCCGTGGCGGGAGGAGGTCTGGGCCCGGCTGATCGGCAACATCAAGTTCGTCGGCGGGTCGTTCGACGACGACGCCGCATTCGACCACCTCGCCGAAACCCTCGACGACCTGCGCCAGACGCACGGCATCACCGGCAACGCCGCGTTCTACTTCTCCATCCCGCCGGCGGCGTTCCCGGTCGTGCTCAAGCAGCTCGCCCGCACCGGCCTGGCCGACAACGCCAAGTCCGGCGGGTGGCGGCGGGTCGTCGTGGAGAAGCCGTTCGGCTTCGACCTGCCGTCGGCGAAGGCCCTCAACGACCTGGTCGACGACGTCTTCACCCGCGACGACGTCTTCCGGATCGACCACTACCTGGGCAAGGAGACGGTGCAGAACATCCTTGCCCTGCGCTTCGCCAACAACCTCTTCGAACCACTGTGGAACTCCCGGCACGTCGACTCGGTGCAGATCACCATGGCCGAGGACGTCGGGATCGGCACCCGGGCCGGCTTCTACGACACCGCCGGCGCCGCCCGCGACGTGCTCCAGAACCACCTGCTGCAGCTGCTGGCCCTGGTCGCGATGGAGGAACCGACCAGCTTCGACGCCGCCGAGATCCGGGCCGAGAAGCTCAAGGTGCTGAAGGCCATCGCGCTGCCCGACGACGTCGCCACCGGCACCGTACGCGGGCAGTACCTGCCCGGCTGGGTCGCCGGTGAGCGGGCCGTCGGCTACCTCGACGAGAACGACGTGCCGAAGGACTCCACCACCGAGACGTACGTCGCGGTGCGGCTCGGCATCCAGAACCGGCGCTGGGCCGGCGTGCCGTTCTACATCCGGTGCGGCAAGCGGCTCCCCCGCCGCGTCACCGAGGTCGCCATCATGTTCAAGAAGGCGCCCCACCTGCCGTTCAACCCCGCCGACGTGGAACTGCTCGGGCACAACCAGCTCGTCATCCGGGTCCAGCCCGACGAGGGTGTCGTGCTCAAGTTCGGCTCCAAGGTGCCCGGCACCACCATGGAGCTGCGCGACATCGCCATGGACTTCCAGTACGGCGAGGCGTTCACCGAGCAGAGCCCGGAGGCGTACGAGCGGCTCGTACTCGACGTGCTGATCGGTGACCGCACCCTGTTCCCGGACGCCGCCGAGGTCGAGCAGAGCTGGGCCGTGGTCGACCCGCTGGAGCAGGCGTGGGAGGGCACCAAGCCGGAGCCGTACCGGTCCGGTGAATGGGGGCCGCGGGCCGCCGACGAGATGCTGGCCCGCGACGGCCGGGCCTGGCGGCGGGCATGACCGGGCGGAGCGAGGGAACCAGCGGGAGGAAGCCGTGATCGGGTTGTGGGACACCACCGGCAACGAGGTGGTGAAGGCGCTCGCCGCCGAGCGGCGCAGCGCGGGCGGTGTCGCCAGCGGCATGGCGCTGACCCTGATCGTGGTCGTCGACGAGAAGCGGGTCCGCGAGGCGGAGGCGGCGGCGACCATCGCCGCCGCCGCCCACCCGTGCCGGCTGCTGGTCGTCGTCCGCTCCGACATCAACGGCGAACGCAACCGCCTCGACGCGGAGATCGTCGTCGGCGGCCGTCTCGGCCCCTGCGAGGCGGTCGTCATGCGGATGTCCGGCCGGCTGGCCCTGCACGCCGAGTCGGTCGTGATGCCGCTGCTGGTGCCGGACGTACCGGTCGTCACCTGGTGGCACAGCGAACCACCGGACGAGATCGCCACCGACTTCCTCGGTGTCGTCGCCGACCGGCGGATCACCGACACGGCACAGGCGGCCGACCCGGTCGAGGCGCTGCACCGGCGCGCGACCGACTACGCCCCCGGGGACACCGACCTCGCCTGGACCCGGATCACCCCGTGGCGCACCCTGGTCGCCGGGGCGTTCGACACGACCGCGGCCGAGGTCACCGAGGCCACCATCACCGCACCGCCGACCGATCCGACGGCGGCGCTGATGTCCGGCTGGCTACGGGCCCGCCTCGGCATCTCACCCACGCTGCGGGAGACGACCGAGTTTCCCCGCATGCGGTCGGTCGAGCTGCGCTGCGCCAACGGCGACGAGCTGGAACTGGTCCGCGAGGGCGGCATGGCGACGTTCCGGCGTACCGGCCAGAACGAACGGCAGCTCCCGCTGGTCCGCCGGCCGCTCGGCGACGAGCTGGCCGAGGAGTTGCGGCGGCTCGACGCCGACCAGATCTACTCGCAGTCGCTGGAGGCGATGGCCGGCGAGTCCGGCCTCGACGACCGGCCGGCGCAGCGGGTGCACGTGTGGCGCGATCCGATCGCCGCGAAGCGGGCCGAGGCGCAGGTGGGTGCGCACGCCGGCCCGGGCGGTTCCGCCGGGTGAGCGGGCCGGAGCCGGGTCGGCCGGCACCGGGCGGGGCGACGGCCGGCGTGAGCCGGAGTGTGTTCCGCGACCGGGACGAGCTGGTCCGGGTCGTCGCCGCCCGGCTGGTGGAGGCGTTGGCCGGTGCGCAGGCGGCCCACGGCAGCGCGTCGGTGGTGCTCACCGGCGGGCGGGTCGCCGCCGACGTCTACCGGACGGTCCGCGAGCGCACCGACCGGGACTCCGTCGACTGGTCGAGGGTCGACGTGTGGTGGGGCGACGAGCGTTTCCTGCCGGCCGGCCACCCGGACCGCAACGAGACCCAGGCCCGGGCGGCACTGCTCGACGCGCTGCCCCTCGATCCGGCCCGGGTGCATCCGATGCCGGCCGACGACGGGCCCGACGGCGCCGACCCGCAGGCCGCGGCACAGCGTTACGCGCAGGCCCTCGCCGGGGCCGCCGGCCCCGACGGCGACCTGCCGCGGTTCGACGTGCTGCTGCTCGGGGTCGGTGAGGACGGGCACGTCGCGTCGGTGTTTCCCGGCCATCCGGTCACCGGCGCCACCGAGCCGGTCGCCGCGGTCCGCGACAGCCCGAAACCGCCACCGGTACGAATCACCCTCACCCTGCCGGCGATCGGCACCGCCGGCGAGGTGTGGCTGGTCGCGGCCGGTGCCGACAAGGCCGGCGCGGTGCGGCTCGCCCTGACCGAGGCCGGCGCCGATGCGGTTTCGGCCGACGCCGCCGCGCCGGGCGCCTGGACCGGGACGGCCGGGGCGCTGCCCGCGGCCGTCGTACGCGGCGTCGACCACACCCACTGGTTCCTCGATCGGGAAGCCGTCCCGCCCGGCCCGTGACCGGGCCGGGCGGGCCCTCAGTCTTCGCCGCGGCGCCGGCGCAGGGCGGCCAGGGCCTCGGCGAGGATCGCCGCGCCGTCCGCCTCGCTGCGCCGCTCCTTCACGTACGCCAGGTGCGACTTGTACGGCTCCGGCCGGGCCGGGTCCGGCGGGTTGGCGGCGTCGAGCCCGCCGGGCTGCCCGCAGCGCGGACAGTCCCAGGTCGCCGGCGGTGGCGCGTCGGCCGCCAGCAGGATCGGGTTGGCGTGCCCGTCGGCACACCAGTAGGTGACCGACCGGCGGGGTGCGGGCTCACCGCGCTCGACCGGTCGCATCGGACCGGATCCGATCCGGACACCCCGGATGGCATTGCCACTGGCCACGGTCGTCGCTCCTGTCGTCGGGTGCGGTGCCGCCGGACGGCGGCGCGACACGATGGAGCGCGACGTGCGCCACCGAACCGGAGCGGCAACGGACGAGCGGCCGCCAAGAGATCGGCGCGCGGACCGCAGTGCGGTCCGCGCGCCGAGTCTACGACTGATCGTGGCTCAGGAGGCACCCGTGTTCATCGCGAGCTTGAGCCAGAGGCCGAGCCCGACGATGCAGGCGAACCACACGATGCCGACCAGGACGGTGTAGCGGTCGAGGTTCTTCTCCGCGACCGACGACCCGGCCAGGCTGGAACTGACGCCGCCGCCGAACATGCTCGACAGACCGCCACCCTTACCGCGGTGCAGCAGGATCAGCAGGGTGAGCAGTGCGCTCGTGATGACCAGCAACACGATCAACGTGTATGCGAACGCGATCGGCATAGTTAGGTCAGTCCTCTCGATTACGGGGCCGCGCCAAGGATAGCGGTAGGACCACGATCATGTGCACCGGGTACGGATCGACCCCCGGCCACCGGGCGGTGGCGGGGGGTCGACGACCGGCTACCGGGACACGTGCTCCGGGAAGCGGACGATCTTGGCGAACTCGTCGGCGTCGAGGCTCGCCCCGCCGATCAGCGCGCCGTCGACATCCGGCTTGGCCATGATGCCGGCGATGTTCGACGACTTCACCGACCCGCCGTAGAGCACCCGGGTGCGCTCGCCGGTCTCCTTGCCGAACCGCTCGGCGACCCGCTCGCGTACCGCCCCGCAGACCTCCTGGGCGTCCTCCGGCGTGGCCGTCTTGCCGGTGCCGATCGCCCAGACCGGCTCGTACGCGATGACGACCTTCTCGACCTGCTCGGCGGTCAACCCCTTCAGGGCCGCGTCGAGCTGGTCGCTGCAGTGCGCCACGTGACCGGCCGCCTCGCGGACCTCCAGCCCCTCGCCGACGCACAGGATCGGCGCGAGGCCGTGGGCGAGCGCGGCGGCCACCTTGGCGTTGACCGTCGCGTCGTCCTCGTGGTGGTAGGCCCGCCGCTCCGAGTGCCCGACGACGACGTACTGGCAGCCGAGCCGGGCGAGCATCGGGCCCGAGATCTCACCGGTGTAGGCACCCGACGCGTACGGCGACAGGTCCTGGGCGCCGTACCCGATCAGGAGCTTGTCGCCGTCGATCAACGTCTGCACGCTGCGCAGGTCGGTGAACGGCGGCAGCACGACCGTCTCGACCTCGGTGAGCTGCTTCTCGTTGAGGCTGAACGCCAGCTTCTGGACCAGCGCGATGGCTTCCAGGTGGTTCAGGTTCATCTTCCAGTTGCCGGCCATCAACGGCCGGCGGACAGTGTCAGCCACCGAGCTATCCTTCCAGCGCCGTGATGCCCGGGAGGTTCTTGCCCTCCAGGTATTCCAGCGAGGCACCCCCGCCGGTCGAGATGTGCCCGAACGCGGACTCGTCGAGGCCGAGCGTGCGTACGGCCGCCGCCGAGTCGCCGCCGCCGACGACGGTGAACCCGTCGACCTTGGTGATCGCCTCGGCGACCCCACGGGTGCCGGCCGCGAACGGCTCCAGCTCGAACACGCCCATCGGCCCGTTCCAGAAGACCGTGCGGGCATTGCCGACCGCCTCGGCGAACAGGGCCACGCTGCGCGGGCCGATGTCGAGCCCCATCCGGTTGGCCGGGATGGTGGCGGCGTCGACGACGGTCCGCTCCGCGTCGGCCGAGAACGCCGTGGCCGCGACCACGTCGACCGGCAGCACGATCCGGTCACCGGCGCTCTGCAGCAGCTCGCGGCAGGTTTCGACGCGGTCCTCCTCCAGCAGCGACTGGCCGACCTCGTAGCCCTGCGCCTTGAGGAAGGTGAAGCACATGCCGCCGCCGATCAGCAGCCGGTCGACCTTCGGCAGCAACGCCTCGATCACCGCCAGCTTGTCGGAGACCTTCGAGCCGCCGAGCACGACGACGTACGGCCGGTCCGGGTCACCGGTCAGCTTGGCCAGCACCTCGACCTCGCGCAGCACCAGCCGGCCGGCGAAGTGCGGCAGCCGGGCCGGTACGTCGTAGACGCTGGCGTGCTTGCGGTGCACGGCGCCGAAGGCGTCGTCGACGTACGCGTCGGCGAACGCGGCGAGCTGGTCGGCGAAGGCGCCCCGCTCGGCGTCGTCCTTGCTGGTCTCCCCCGCGTTGAACCGCAGGTTCTCCAGCAGCGCCACCTGCCCGCCGGTCAGTGCCCCGACCGCCGCCCGCGCCGAGTCACCGACGGTGTCCTCGGCGAAGACCACCGGGGTGCCGAGCAGGTCACCGAGGCGGGTCGCCACCGGCGCCAGCGTGTACTTGGGATCCGGCGCGCCCTTGGGCCGCCCCAGGTGCGAGACCACGACCACGGCCGCGCCGGCGTCACGCAGCGCGGCGACCGTGGGCAGCACCGCCCGGATCCGGCCGTCGTCGGAGATGACGCCCGGCCGCTCCTTCTCGAACGGGACGTTCAGGTCGGCGCGTACGAGTACGCGCCGACCCGACACACCCTCGGCGAGAAGATCATCGAGGGTACGGATGCTCACAGGGACGAACCCACCAGCTTGACCAGGTCGACCAGGCGGTTCGAGTAGCCCCACTCGTTGTCGTACCAGCCGACGACCTTGACCTGGTCGCCGATCCGCTTGGTGAGGCCGGCGTCGAAGATGCAGGAGGCCGGGTCGGTGACGATGTCGCTGGAGACGATCTCGTCCTCGGTGTAGACCAGGATGCCCTTGAGCGGGCCCTCGGCGGCGGCCTTCAGCGCGGCGTTGACGTCCTCGACCGACGCCTCACGCGACAGCGTGACGGTCAGGTCGGTGGCCGAGCCGGTCGGGATCGGCACCCGCAGCGCGTAGCCGTCGAGCTTGCCCTTCAGCTCCGGCAGCACCAGGCTGACGGCCTTGGCCGCACCGGTCGAGGTCGGCACGATGTTCAGCGCCGCCGCGCGGGCCCGGCGCAGGTCCTTGTGCGGGCCGTCCTGGAGGTTCTGGTCCTGGGTGTACGCGTGGATGGTGGTCATCAGGCCACGCTCGATGCCGAACGTGTCGTTGAGCACCTTGGCCATCGGCGCGAGGCAGTTGGTGGTGCACGACGCGTTGGAGATGATCGAGTGCTGCGCGGCGTCGTAGGTGTCGTGGTTGACACCCATGACGACCGTCACGTCCTCGTTCTTGGCCGGGGCCGAGATGATGACCTTCTTCGCGCCGCCGTCGATGTGCGCCCGAGCCTTGTTGGCGTCGGTGAAGAAGCCGGTCGACTCGACGACCACGTCGACACCGAGGTCACCCCAGGGCAGCTTGCCCGGGTCCCTCTCCTCGAAGACCTTGACGGTGTGGCCACCGACGGTGATCTCGTCCGCGGTCGCCTTCACCTCCTGCGGGAAGCGGCCGAGGATGCTGTCGTACTTGAGCAGGTGGGCGAGCGTCGCGTTGTCGGTCAGGTCGTTGGCGGCGACGATCTCGATGTCGGCGCCCGACGCGGACACCGCCCGGAAGAAGTTGCGGCCGATGCGGCCGAAGCCGTTGATGCCAACCCGGATGGTCACAGGTTCCATCTCCTCGCATTCTGGTCCGCCGGGAAAGCCCGTGACCGGCGGAAAAATTCTGTGCGCCGACCATCCGCGGTCGGCCGCCGAAGGTCACCCCGGCCGCCCCGCCACGCCTCCGGAAGAAGCTCTGACCGCCAGAGGCGGTGCGTGCGGCGGGTTGGGCCGGGTGCCGGCCCCGTCGCCGTACGCTGCGACCCTATCCGAGCGCTGTCCGTCGTGGTGCGTCGGGGCGGAAACCGCCCGGGGCGGTGCTCAGACGACCATCATGTCCGGTGTGACGGCCGCCTCGGTGTCGGGGATGCCCAGGTCACGCGCCCGCTTGTCGGCCAGGGCGAGCAGCCGCCGGATGCGGCCGGCGATCGCGTCCTTGGTCAGCGGCGGGTCGGCGAGCGCACCCAGCTCCTCCAGCGACGCCTGCCGGTGCTCCAGCCGCAGCTGGCCGGCCGACGTCAGGTGGTTGGGGGCGTCGTCGGCAAGGATCTCCAGGGCCCGGGTGACCCGGGCCGCGGCGGCGACCGCCGCCCGCGCCGAGCGGCGCAGGTTGGCGTCGTCGAAATTGGCCAGCCGGTTCGCGGTGGCCCGCACCTCGCGGCGTACCCGACGCTCCTCCCAGGCGAGCACGCTGGAGTGCGCGCCGATCCGGGTGAGCAGCGCGGCGATCGCGTCGCCGTCCTTGACCACCACCCGGTCGACACCGCGCACCTCACGGTATTTCGCGGTGACACCGATCCGGCGGGCGGCGCCGACCAGGGCCAGCGCCGACTCCGGTCCCGGGCAGGTGATCTCCAGGGCGCAGGACCGGCCCGGCTCGGTGAGCGAGCCGTGCGCCATGAACGCGCCCCGCCAGGCCGCCACCGCGCAGCACACGCTGGCCGACACCACGTGCGGCGGCAGACCGCGGACCGGACGCCCGCGCACGTCGAGCAGGCCGGTCTGGCGGGCCAGCGCCTCGCCGTCCTTGACCACCCGCACGATGTAGTGGCTGCTCTTGCGCAGGCCACCGGAGGCCAGCACATGGATCTCGCTCGGATAGCCGTAGACCTCGGCCACCTCGCGGCGCAGCCGCCGGGCGACCGAGCCGGTGTCGAGTTCGGCCTCGACGACGACCCGGCCGGAGACGATGTGCAGGCCCCCGCGAAGCGCAGCAGGGCGGCCATCTCCGCCCGGCGGCAGCAGGGTTTGGGTACGTCGACCCGGCTCAGCTCGTCCTTGACCGAAGCGGTCATCGCCATTTCTCACGTCACCTCGTGGCCGGTTCCGGCGTGCTGCCGGTGATTTCGTACGTGCTTAACGAACGGAACCCAGTACGGGCACCAGTGCGGCCGCCAATGCGACCGGATCGTGTCGTGGGCCGCCGTCGGGGACCGCCACCGGGGCGAGCAACAGCCGCGCACCCAGCGATTCTGCCGCACGATTGACCGGTTCGGGGTCACCTACGGCTTTCCCGTCCGCGATAACCGTGTCAACTGCCAACTCCGGAAGGTACCGGTGCAGCGCCGCCAGGTGCCCGGCGACCGAAAGTCCGTCGGTCTCCAGCTCGGCGGCCAGGTTGAGGGTCACCAGGCGCCGGGCCGGGCTGGCCACGATCGCGGCGGCGAGCTCGGGCACCAGCAGGTGCGGGATGACGCTGGTATACCAGCTGCCCGGGCCGAAGATCAGCCAGTCGGCCGCCGTC is a window from the Polymorphospora rubra genome containing:
- the gap gene encoding type I glyceraldehyde-3-phosphate dehydrogenase; the encoded protein is MTIRVGINGFGRIGRNFFRAVSASGADIEIVAANDLTDNATLAHLLKYDSILGRFPQEVKATADEITVGGHTVKVFEERDPGKLPWGDLGVDVVVESTGFFTDANKARAHIDGGAKKVIISAPAKNEDVTVVMGVNHDTYDAAQHSIISNASCTTNCLAPMAKVLNDTFGIERGLMTTIHAYTQDQNLQDGPHKDLRRARAAALNIVPTSTGAAKAVSLVLPELKGKLDGYALRVPIPTGSATDLTVTLSREASVEDVNAALKAAAEGPLKGILVYTEDEIVSSDIVTDPASCIFDAGLTKRIGDQVKVVGWYDNEWGYSNRLVDLVKLVGSSL
- a CDS encoding phosphoglycerate kinase, which encodes MSIRTLDDLLAEGVSGRRVLVRADLNVPFEKERPGVISDDGRIRAVLPTVAALRDAGAAVVVVSHLGRPKGAPDPKYTLAPVATRLGDLLGTPVVFAEDTVGDSARAAVGALTGGQVALLENLRFNAGETSKDDAERGAFADQLAAFADAYVDDAFGAVHRKHASVYDVPARLPHFAGRLVLREVEVLAKLTGDPDRPYVVVLGGSKVSDKLAVIEALLPKVDRLLIGGGMCFTFLKAQGYEVGQSLLEEDRVETCRELLQSAGDRIVLPVDVVAATAFSADAERTVVDAATIPANRMGLDIGPRSVALFAEAVGNARTVFWNGPMGVFELEPFAAGTRGVAEAITKVDGFTVVGGGDSAAAVRTLGLDESAFGHISTGGGASLEYLEGKNLPGITALEG